From one Gossypium hirsutum isolate 1008001.06 chromosome D08, Gossypium_hirsutum_v2.1, whole genome shotgun sequence genomic stretch:
- the LOC107940488 gene encoding transcription termination factor MTERF8, chloroplastic — protein MAVTQNFQTLRMDYLSISSALSFYRKPAQLKGTLAELKPPLVSLQDETPLKPIVPKTTSKQRPFTVTYLINSCGLSLESAISVSDKVQFQSPERPDSVLTLLRNYGFSKTQISNLIRKRPMLLLSQPENTLLPKLEFFQSIGLSSNELARTLSSDPTLLTRSLENQIMPTYDFLKSVLLSDEKIVAALKRTTWVFLEDPSKNLMPNVTYLRESGVPQSCVSLLLTHFPEAVMQKHEPFVETVREVKEMGFDPKKSTFVLAVHALSGKGNKSIWERCYEVYKRWGWSNDDILSAFRKHPHSMMLSEKKIMKSMGYFVNEMGWASRAIAECPVVLFFSLEKRIIPRCSVFLVLLSKGLIKEGFSLTTVLLPVEKRFLERFVMRYQEEVPELLSVYQGKVKLEGL, from the coding sequence ATGGCAGTAACCCAAAATTTCCAGACTCTAAGAATGGACTATCTATCAATCTCTTCGGCACTATCTTTTTATAGAAAACCAGCTCAACTTAAAGGCACCCTTGCCGAGCTAAAGCCCCCACTCGTCTCTTTACAAGACGAAACTCCCCTCAAACCCATCGTCCCCAAAACCACTTCCAAGCAACGCCCTTTCACCGTCACTTACCTCATAAACTCATGCGGTCTTTCCTTAGAGTCCGCCATTTCAGTTTCTGACAAGGTACAGTTCCAGTCCCCAGAGAGACCCGACTCGGTTCTAACCCTTTTGAGAAACTACGGCTTCTCCAAAACCCAGATCTCTAATCTCATCAGGAAGCGCCCCATGCTCCTATTGTCCCAGCCCGAGAATACCCTTTTGCCAAAGCTCGAATTTTTTCAGTCTATTGGGTTGTCAAGCAATGAGCTTGCCAGGACTTTGTCTTCAGACCCCACCCTTTTGACTCGAAGCTTGGAGAACCAAATTATGCCCACTTACGACTTCCTCAAGAGCGTATTGTTATCTGATGAGAAAATCGTTGCTGCTTTGAAGCGTACGACATGGGTTTTTTTAGAAGATCCCTCGAAGAACCTTATGCCCAACGTTACTTATTTGAGAGAATCAGGTGTGCCTCAGAGCTGCGTTTCCCTTTTATTGACTCATTTCCCCGAGGCGGTGATGCAAAAGCATGAACCCTTTGTTGAAACGGTGAGAGAGGTTAAGGAAATGGGGTTTGATCCAAAGAAATCCACGTTTGTGCTAGCGGTTCACGCCCTTTCAGGGAAAGGCAACAAGTCCATATGGGAAAGGTGTTATGAGGTGTACAAGAGATGGGGTTGGAGCAATGATGATATTCTATCAGCATTTAGGAAACACCCTCATTCCATGATGTTGTCAGAGAAGAAAATCATGAAGAGCATGGGTTATTTTGTGAATGAGATGGGGTGGGCATCAAGGGCCATAGCTGAATGCCCTGTGGTACTGTTTTTCAGCTTGGAGAAGAGGATCATCCCCAGGTGTTCGGTTTTCCTGGTTTTGTTGTCAAAGGGATTGATAAAAGAAGGTTTCAGCTTAACCACTGTGTTGTTGCCTGTTGAGAAGCGTTTCTTGGAGAGGTTTGTGATGAGATACCAGGAGGAAGTGCCTGAATTGTTGAGTGTGTATCAAGGCAAGGTCAAACTTGAGGGATTATGA